Proteins encoded by one window of Acidobacteriota bacterium:
- a CDS encoding DUF2442 domain-containing protein translates to MSSPGPELRPLARRVELTDEELRVDLADGRRIIVPLAWFPRLMAADAAARSNWQLLGDGEGIHWSAADEDLSVAGLLAGSRGAGTKAA, encoded by the coding sequence ATGAGTTCCCCAGGCCCTGAATTGCGCCCACTCGCTCGCCGGGTCGAACTCACCGATGAGGAGCTTCGCGTCGATCTGGCGGACGGCCGCCGGATCATCGTCCCGCTCGCGTGGTTTCCCCGGCTGATGGCCGCCGACGCGGCAGCCCGGAGCAACTGGCAATTGCTTGGCGACGGTGAAGGTATCCACTGGTCTGCCGCAGACGAGGATCTCAGTGTCGCGGGCTTGCTCGCTGGTTCGCGAGGCGCCGGCACGAAAGCTGCCTGA
- a CDS encoding type II toxin-antitoxin system VapB family antitoxin produces MPTNLAIDDRLLNQARSLGGYQTKRETVNEALREFIQQRQRRELVKLAGKVDYDPRYDYKRERRAR; encoded by the coding sequence ATGCCAACGAATCTCGCCATTGACGACAGGCTCCTCAATCAGGCCCGCAGCCTTGGCGGGTATCAGACAAAACGCGAAACGGTCAATGAGGCACTGCGGGAGTTCATCCAGCAGCGCCAGCGGCGCGAACTGGTCAAACTCGCCGGCAAGGTCGACTACGACCCGAGGTACGACTACAAGCGGGAACGGCGGGCGCGGTGA
- a CDS encoding putative toxin-antitoxin system toxin component, PIN family, with the protein MRIVLDTNVLASAFGTRGLCADVLRVALSDHELVVPEVVLDELRRVLQKQFKVPPPLVAEIEALLREYDVIPRPKSAGPVRLRDSSDEWIVASALAGRADVIVSGDGDLLILGDTGPVPVLSPRQFWDRLQPNAKAKR; encoded by the coding sequence GTGAGGATTGTGCTCGACACAAACGTCCTTGCCAGCGCATTCGGCACTCGGGGCCTGTGTGCCGACGTGCTTCGAGTCGCACTGTCCGACCACGAACTGGTGGTGCCCGAGGTCGTGCTCGACGAGCTGCGGCGCGTCCTGCAGAAGCAGTTCAAGGTCCCGCCGCCTCTGGTGGCCGAAATCGAGGCGCTCCTGCGGGAATACGACGTGATTCCCAGACCGAAGAGCGCCGGTCCGGTCCGATTACGCGATTCGTCAGACGAGTGGATTGTTGCGTCGGCACTGGCTGGCCGCGCCGATGTCATCGTGTCCGGCGACGGCGACTTGCTGATCCTCGGTGACACTGGCCCGGTTCCTGTTCTGTCGCCAAGGCAGTTCTGGGACCGGCTGCAGCCCAACGCGAAGGCCAAGCGCTGA
- a CDS encoding BrnT family toxin — protein sequence MKFEWDPKKAAANLASHGVSFEDASTVFGDPLAGTISDPLHSVAEARFITVGHSASGALLVVVHAERGERVRIISARSATPSERKRYASKTPNCKR from the coding sequence GTGAAGTTCGAGTGGGATCCGAAGAAGGCGGCAGCGAATCTCGCCAGCCATGGCGTCTCGTTCGAGGATGCTTCGACGGTGTTTGGCGACCCGCTCGCCGGTACGATTTCGGATCCTCTTCATTCAGTTGCGGAGGCTCGGTTCATCACGGTTGGGCACTCCGCCTCGGGCGCCCTTCTCGTCGTTGTCCACGCGGAGAGGGGCGAGCGAGTGCGGATCATCAGTGCGCGGTCGGCCACGCCGTCCGAGAGAAAACGATATGCGTCAAAGACTCCGAACTGCAAACGCTGA
- a CDS encoding ribbon-helix-helix protein, CopG family, with amino-acid sequence MPGTLTIRLDKDLERSLDRVCRRSGRTRSAVIRDALRRQLALSRYEDLRRRVMPFAEARGYLVDDDVVRDVS; translated from the coding sequence ATGCCCGGAACACTCACAATTCGTTTGGACAAGGACCTCGAACGCAGCCTCGACCGCGTCTGCCGGCGGTCTGGCCGCACGCGCAGCGCGGTCATTCGTGACGCGTTGCGCCGACAACTGGCTCTGTCGAGGTACGAAGACCTGAGGCGGCGCGTGATGCCTTTTGCGGAAGCTCGAGGCTACCTGGTGGACGACGACGTGGTGCGGGACGTGTCGTGA